aaagttgGTGCATCACATCAGTGTTTCAGGCATgaattataatataatattctttttattttgagaGAGAGAATGAGCATTGATCAAAGTTATTCAGCATACATATTTTTTCTTATATTCTTCCCCTCACCCCACCATGCTGCCTATACAAAAAAATAAGctgaataataaaataaacatagtGAGTGAAAAATACACCCCAAATATTACACTAGAAAAAAGTTACAAACATGAAAATATACAggattaaaataataattaaaaaagacaattatgatgcaaaataataaagaaaataaagaaaaagtggaTATTCAGGACAGTACCAGTGATATTTGCTTTCTTTAATTCTCACCACGCAGGTCTTCTGAGGTCTCTGAGTCTTCATTCCCGTTTACTTTTCAATCACATGGGAGGGCTTCAAACTtctcaaaataagataaaagtagGGCTCAAGTTTCATGGAACTTTTGGGTCGATCCTCTAATGCAATATTTGATCTTTTCTAACTTGAGGAATAGAATCAGGTCTTTCAGGAGGAGGCTTTGGGTGGATGCGCTGATTTCCACTCCAGTAGGATTCTTCTCCGGGCAAGGAGAGTtgaaaaagcacatttttaattttatttgtcaTTGGTATACCCTCCCCTGGGACTCCAAATATAGCTACTATAGAATAATATTCTTTAAAAATTgtaaatgcatttaatttatttagtcgtttgtatttgtttatgttattattattagtgttatttctatgtattattatttttattacgtattgttattattattatagtatttATTTGTCCacatcttttttattatttatttatttattttaattatcctTAGTgctatttatttctctgtgaaATCCTACAACATGTAAGTTCTTAAGttgtttggaaaaagaaaaaaagaaaattacttgTATTGCTGTATACACTTCATATTTTTGTCTTGcatttgataaataaaaaaaataataaattgtaaatgcgtgtgtgtgcatgtgagtctCTGTCGGAGGCAGCTGCAGATCACTTGTTGCTGGTTTGATCTCAGACAGGAAGTGCACTAATTTGACCACAACCACAGCATTGCAGCCAGAGAGAAGGTAAAATATGGCTCTGCTTAGAGAGCGACCGCAGCAGCATGTGGGCCCCAGATACACCTCCATCACATAAGCATTAACAATAACTCACCTCACTTTATCAATTACGCTGCTCCAGACTTGTTTTTctggctcttttttttgtccagtTACATTAAAGATGCCTATTCACTCCCTCTGATGTGATGTATGAATACGCTCTGCCTGCCTGACGACTGCAACATTAAACACAAGATGTTCCCCGCTCCACCGACAAGCTGCCGCAGGTGGATTCAAGGACGATTTAAGCTGATGGGATTCACCTGGAAGCAAcagggaaacatctgcagaccaaATTAAATAAGTGCACATGCTTTTCTAAAGGCCTACCTCGGCTATAAATGACAGTTTTACCGCTTTAAAGTTTCAATATTGGCCTATCTGTGTGGTCAAAAAGCACAGAAAGTGAAACCAGAGGAATAGTCAGGGTTTCTGGATATCAAATCCATATTTGTTGCCTTGTATTATCACATCTTTACACTCCATGTCAACCACATTTACAgactgaatctgaagctttcgGTTATCATTGAATTCTTCAAAATAAGGTCCCTTTCTGAGAGTTATTTGACCACTCAGGACCACCGTACGTCACTCAGTgcggtcacatggccctgaaaggatcggattattggctaaattacaataagaatgagttgagcaagggtaattatccttggatatatggcggtgaatgaatcgaatcagaggcacaaagcgtgtcataatCATGttttaatccgatccgatccaatttcttgtcagattaaggtgtctacatgcacttaataactcaatcttattgtaatttagccaataatttgatcctttcagtgtcatGTGACCCCACGGAGTGTCTAAAATCACATCCGACTCGATTTACTCAGTCGTTTCCCAGTCTTGTTGGCGGTCTTATTCTTAATGTGTGGTTCCAGTATTGCCTGTATGGGCGTCGAATTGGACCGTTGACATCCTGAAATACCTTCTGAAATAAACCTGATGCCACCCTGACCAATGAAAAGTAGCGAACACTCTCAGGCTGAGAGCTGACTGTAACATCGTgattaagattaaaaaaaatcagaagtCTAAGCTGCTCCCAGTGTTAAGAATTCAGGACTGCGACCCCGAACCTGCAATTTCAGGTCCAACATCTGACAACACTGTAATGAGTAACTGCACTGGAAAACatgtccctccaaaaataagtaaaaaaacaacaaataaaagacgtttttgcttgaaataagcaataaaaatctgccaatggaactagtgaaaatcagcttgtcaagatttcttgaaataaaatgtgatatttaggacttttgagataaaagtgatcttgaaattagcttaaaaacctcttcaaatgaaaaagaaaagcttgtttcatgtgatatgcgactcaaaacaatttgttttcaagactttttcatttaacaagatattccagatgtattgtattaaaactagtccctatatctggctgaaatagtacttgttaggcagttgtgtcttatattaagtgtaatgagatactcaatgagacaaatatacttggtaagatttagattttttctagTGGAAGTTCCTCATGGGACCTGGACTTCACGAATAAAGCAGTATTTACACATGCAGAAGGTAAGACTTCAAACAGAAGTCTCTCTCTGTAATTCAATCTGTACAGAAACCACAAAAGAACCAGTTAATGAACATTTCCAAACTCTGAGAGCATCAAAGTCAGGGGAACACGCGGCGCTTTTCTAATTATTATTTTCAGCACGTCTGGATTCAGTTCTGCTGCTGCCGACTCACATCCTGTCAGTGAACCGCTGTATGCTGGATCTGTTTAGTGGAATTCCTcactttccttcttttgttttcggTTTTATTTGTTGCTTCCTGTTAACATTCTCTGCAGCAGAGGCCTTAAGTGCCATTTTACACTCAAGTATCCCGGGACGTTTGTGCTGCCATGATTAAGATgtgctctttgtttttttgttttttctatctGGTCTGATCTGCTTCCTGTTCCAGTGGTAAAACCGGTTAAAACAGCATCATCTGCTGCTGGAAATCTACTGGAACGTGTGGTTGCTGCCATCAGACCTGCAGAGGAGAGGAAACACTGCCGCCTTGTGGCGAAACATGGAACACAAAACGCTGCAGAACCCAGGGTTTTAAAATCACATTACGGTAATAAAAatcaaaatacacaaaaacataCTCAATGAAATAGTTTATTCAAATATGTACACTGCAAGAGAAAATCTCTGTTATCATGAAAACAATCAGCTGTCTAACTTCCTGAATTACTCTAAAATCTGCTTGAAACTCCTCTGTTCATGTCTAATCTTATCTTAGAAGTCATTTGTAACATTTTCCTTAAGATCTGATCAGGCACCTTatcaaaataaactgaaaagattaaaataatctCTCACATGTTGGCTACTAAAGGCTCagtaacaaaaaaagaacacaatcCCCTCCAAAATAAGACACATAAGTCAGATAAAAGCATTCCCTCAGACCTACTCAAAGCTACacaaacagatgaaaaacaacaaaagtttaaGATATTTAACTCCCATCACAAACAGCGGTGAACTGTTAGCAAATGCTACATCTGTTTTCCAGTCTGATTAAACGTTCAGAACAGTCTATGTTCGGCCCACCCAGAAGAACATCTGAACGCCCCCCCGAGTATGGCAACAACAAGCTAGCTGTCCCCAGAAGTAGATTTTTTATGATATTATTTCTTGTCTCTTCGTGTAAAGGAAGAAATTTGCTGAATTCAAAGTGGAACTGAGACGAAATAATGAATCCCACAAATGTAAGTCCTAACCTGAGTGAATAGATTTGACCCTTTATTCATTTACATTCAGAAAAATGTAACCATAAAGATTTTAAGTCGGCTTTACTGGTTAATCAGACCAAACGCTACTCTGCGAATtacttttgaaatattaaaaacCTTCATTCCAGCTTATTTAGTCTCTTACACATGAGAGAAGTTGGACTTTTACACGCTGTTTGTCCCTTAGTGAAGTCCAGTTGTGTGGCTCGTTTAAGTCCAAATAATTCAAACTAAACAGGAAACTTGATTGATTAGAAAGTTTAGAAAGTTGGAGAATCAAACTACATTCGAGAGCAACTTTgtctcattctgtttggtagcaaacaTGCTTTCTTTTCTACAGATGACCTCAAATAAAGCAGATTTTGTATCCTGGAGGGATTTTACACTTTACAAAGCTAAGATAAAAAGATGTCtggggtttgattcccactcatGCAACCAAATTAATATTTAATCCGATTGAACTGTGAAAGAAAACGTGTGGAACCAAACAGAAACGTGAGGATGATCTCATATTATTATCCGTTCTGCTCAGGTGAAGACGGAGTCGCTCAAAGGGGAAAATCTGCGCTTAAGCTTCAGACATCAAGTCAAATAGAAGGTAAACCTGCTGAGATCTAATGCAAAATGGTGCAGAAGACGTGTGGAACTTTTGtaaaagagaattaaaaaaaatctaatctgaAGATAAGAAACTAAAAAACGatgaaaaattaagaaaaaaaaccaaaaataaaCAGAATTCGTACCTTTTTTTAGTTAAAGTAAATAAATCTGCATTCTTCTCATTGTTTCATGCTCGTTAAATGAACCCGTTTCCTGTCCTGTACGCCGTTTTAATGCCGTAAGTATCTGTTCTGATGGAGACCCAAACGACTGAAATGTTAGCGCCACCCGGACTTTAAAAACGTCAAACATTGCATATCTTTGCTGCTTTGTGCAACCTCTGCTTTTCTTTCCCAGTTTTGATCACTTTTGTGTgcaaatgaacagaaacaggaAGCTCCCGGCTAAGTGTTGGAGTGAATGGAGAGCGACACTTTGAGGCAGCCCAGCTCTTTGCCCTGGCTGCCCAGGACCCCCTGAACCCGGTAGTTCCCGTTGGTCAGCCAGTAGGGCAGATCCACGTAGGGCAGGTAGAAATCAGACTGAGGCAGCGAGTACGAGCCCTGAGAAGGCAAAGATGGGGGAAAATATCATTTCAGTTCATCAAAAGTCGATCATTTGGCTTCAGACAAACGTTCTAAAGTCTGTAAATTCAAAGTATCTGAGACAGTTGGAGACTCACGGCTTTGAAGGGGCAGCGGCAGGGCAGGCCGTAGGTGTGCAGCGGCTCAGGACAGTCCTGCCCGGGTGGGATCAGCTGGTTCAGAATGTCACAGGCGTCCTGATAGTGACAACTGCCCAGCTCCTCCACGCAGGGCACCGTCACCCAGAAACCCGCCACCTCCTTCTCCAGAGTCACTTTCAGCTGAGGAGGAAGTGGAGAGTCACATGGAGCCCCAACAGCTCAGGTTCATTCTTCACTGCGACTCCTTTAatgagttaaagggatagttcgcctcttttgacataaagctgtgtgacatcccatatcagcttcgtatcactgcctgctgccgacagccgcacctgttacagtgtttgctgctcggtctgcacttcggtctgcacggtctacacagcaggcagtgatacgaagggagagaaaatagggccaagagattgtgaggtctgactttttcctggagaaccattttgtgatgcaaatgtattactctgttgaacgcatattgttttgagaagcaaaacgctttattttttaaaccccagccaactagccggactaccttcatcaacaccaaaacgaggctggaactctgctcacaggacgcagcagggggtaagaagatgttcagaaatgatgctgctgatatgggatgtcatacagcttcatgtcaaaagaggcgaactatccctttaacatgtgTATAATGGCTATTCGTCCTCTTGTGTcaataatcaaaactaaaaaatgtcgaaaccataataaactaaatgaaatccAACGGCCACTGAGACACAGAGGGAGGGAATTTACGCAGGAAAAATGAGTCCTTTGTCCAGGCAAAAAAATTCGGTTTCTTTAGGTTTATTTCTCCAAGCAAACGAACAAAGAACAATGTGCCTGGTGAAAAACCATCAGCCCTCCAaggtgcctgctcacctgtgGCTGCCCGCCCATCTAAATAAACTCTCCCAGTGCGCCCCCGCTAACCAGTGCTTTCcaaataaaagcaaataaaagcataattaaatacccaaattaactcaaacaatactaaatatcataaacaaccaaaaaaggtgtattccccaaactaaacccccaaaagctaactaaataataagtgagcCAAATATTATAAAgtaacaaatagctcctacaatgT
Above is a genomic segment from Odontesthes bonariensis isolate fOdoBon6 chromosome 13, fOdoBon6.hap1, whole genome shotgun sequence containing:
- the gm2a gene encoding ganglioside GM2 activator, yielding MYRSVALTAILCLVAAELLPQANCSFSLKKLRKAKVLGFDWKNCGRPDAPAVLKNLTLSPDPITIPGDLTASAAGSTSVELAAPLSLKVTLEKEVAGFWVTVPCVEELGSCHYQDACDILNQLIPPGQDCPEPLHTYGLPCRCPFKAGSYSLPQSDFYLPYVDLPYWLTNGNYRVQGVLGSQGKELGCLKVSLSIHSNT